One Citrobacter amalonaticus genomic window carries:
- the spt gene encoding serine palmitoyltransferase, producing MSLYDKFSRLASEREQFSMAGINPFGTCIDEVFSATEGRIGNQKIILAGTNNYLGLTFNPQAITEGQAALARQGTGTTGSRMANGSYGPHLALEQEIADFFDRPSAIVFSTGYTANLGIISTLASHNAVVLLDADSHASIYDACALGGAEIIRFRHNDAKDLERRMVRLGERAKDAIIIVEGIYSMLGDIAPLVDIVEIKKRLGGFLIVDEAHSFGVMGAKGRGLAEAAGVEQDVDIIVGTFSKSLASIGGFAVGAQGMDVLRYASRPYIFTASPSPSSIATVRSALKTIATQPELRQKLWDNAARLYEGLEKLGYELSSHISPVVPVIIGAKEEGLRIWRELIAAGVYVNLILPPAAPAGITLLRCSVNAAHTYEQIDAIIQAFAQLKK from the coding sequence ATGAGTCTTTATGATAAATTCTCGCGCCTGGCCAGCGAGCGGGAACAATTTAGCATGGCGGGGATTAACCCATTTGGCACTTGTATCGATGAGGTGTTTTCCGCAACGGAAGGACGGATTGGCAACCAAAAAATTATTCTGGCGGGTACGAATAACTATCTGGGACTCACCTTTAATCCACAGGCGATTACCGAGGGACAGGCCGCTTTAGCCAGGCAGGGGACAGGCACGACCGGTTCGCGAATGGCGAATGGCAGCTATGGACCACATTTAGCCTTAGAACAGGAGATTGCCGATTTTTTTGACCGGCCATCGGCCATCGTCTTCTCCACGGGCTATACCGCGAATTTGGGGATAATCAGCACGCTTGCCAGTCACAATGCCGTGGTATTACTGGACGCGGACAGCCACGCCAGCATTTATGATGCCTGTGCGTTAGGTGGCGCTGAAATTATCCGCTTTCGCCATAATGACGCGAAAGATCTCGAGCGGCGCATGGTGCGCCTTGGTGAGCGCGCCAAAGACGCTATCATCATTGTTGAAGGCATTTACAGCATGCTGGGCGACATTGCTCCACTGGTCGATATTGTTGAGATCAAAAAACGGTTGGGTGGTTTTTTGATCGTCGATGAAGCCCATTCCTTTGGCGTGATGGGCGCGAAGGGACGGGGACTGGCGGAAGCCGCCGGTGTGGAGCAGGATGTCGATATTATTGTGGGAACCTTCAGTAAGAGCCTGGCTTCTATTGGCGGTTTTGCCGTGGGCGCACAGGGCATGGATGTCCTGCGTTACGCCAGTCGTCCTTATATTTTCACCGCATCACCTTCGCCGTCGAGCATTGCAACCGTCCGCTCAGCGTTAAAAACGATCGCAACACAACCGGAGTTGCGGCAAAAGCTGTGGGATAACGCAGCGCGACTGTATGAAGGGCTTGAGAAACTGGGTTATGAGCTGAGTTCGCACATCAGCCCTGTGGTGCCGGTGATTATTGGCGCAAAAGAAGAGGGACTGCGTATCTGGCGCGAACTGATCGCCGCTGGTGTTTATGTGAATCTCATTTTGCCACCGGCGGCACCCGCCGGGATCACGTTGCTGCGCTGCAGTGTCAATGCCGCGCACACCTACGAGCAGATTGATGCGATTATTCAGGCCTTTGCACAGCTGAAAAAATAA
- a CDS encoding acyl carrier protein, translated as MLNHEEVMDYTLYCLQGMVESSVDIHPDSDLVNDLGLESIKVMDLLMLLEDKFDISIPINILLDVRTPAQLMEALIPYLESINESL; from the coding sequence ATGTTAAATCATGAAGAAGTAATGGATTACACCCTTTATTGTTTGCAGGGTATGGTCGAAAGCAGCGTAGATATCCATCCTGACAGCGATCTGGTTAATGACCTTGGGCTGGAATCGATTAAAGTTATGGATTTATTAATGTTGCTGGAAGATAAATTCGATATCTCTATCCCTATTAACATTTTGCTGGATGTCAGAACCCCTGCGCAATTAATGGAAGCGTTAATCCCTTATCTGGAGAGTATCAATGAGTCTTTATGA